CCAAGGGGTACCGGCAGCGGGTGGGTCTGGCCCAGGCGCTCCTCCACAATCCCGACGTGCTGATTCTGGACGAGCCGACCGCCGGCCTCGACCCGAAGCAGATCATCGAGACCCGCGAGCTCATCAAGCATCTCGCGGGCGACCACACGATTATCCTGAGCACGCACATCCTGCCCGAGGTCGCCCAGACGTGCCAGCGTGTCGTCATCATCAACCGTGGGCGGGTGGTGGCGGTGGACACTCCTGAGAACCTCACGCGCCGGCTCGGGGGATCGCAGACGATGTACGTCCAGGTGGACGACCGCGATGCGATCGCGCGGGCAGCGCTCGATCGCGTCGCGGGAATCACACGCGTCGCGGAAGTGGACCGGCACGACGGCATCGTCGGGTACGAGGTGGACAGCGAGCCGGGACGCGATCTTCGGGTGGACATCGCCCGCACCGTGGTGACGGCCGGCTGCGGGTTGCTCGAACTCCGCCCGGTGCGGATGAGCCTGGAAGACATCTTCCTGCAGCTCACAACCGAGGAGCAGCAGGGGGAGGCGACGATCCAATGACGAACATCCTGGCGATTGCGCGCAAGGAATGGCGCGGCTACTTCGCGTCGCCGATCGGCTATGTGGTGATCGGCATGTACGCGATCATCTTCGGGTATTTCTACACCGTCGGCCTCAGCTGGTTCCTGCGCCAGAGCATGCAGGGACCGCAGATGGGCGGCGGACCGCTGAACGTGAACCAGCAGCTGATCCGGTACGTCTTCCTCAACTCCACCGTCATCACGCTCCTCGTGGTCCCGCTGATCACGATGCGGACGTACTCGGAGGAGAAGCGCTCCGGCACAATCGAGCTGCTGATGACCTCGCCGATCACCGACTTCCAGATCGTGATCGGGAAGTTCCTCGGCGCGATGTCGCTGTACGCGGCGATGCTCGGCATCACCGTGATCCACATCGCGGTATTGTTCGTGTACGGGAACCCAGAGTGGAAGCCGGTCGTGTCGGGTTACCTCGGGCTGTTGCTGCTGGGCGGCGCCTTCGTCTCGGTCGGCCTGTTCTTCTCGAGCCTGACCAAGAACCAGATCGTGGCGGGAATGTTCACGTTCGCGGTGCTGCTGCTGCTCTGGGTGGTCGACTGGGTCGGCAATTTCCTCGGTCCGGTCGGCGAGAAGATCGTCACGTCTCTCTCTCTGACGGGTCACCTGGAGGATTTCCTCCGGGGCGTCATCGACAGCCAGCACCTGATCTTCTATCTGAGCTTCATCACCTTCGGTCTGTTCCTGACGGCCAAGTCGGTCGACAGCGAACGGTGGCGGGGGTAGCACACGATGTTGAAACGAGCATTCGATATCATCGGCTGGCTCGGCACGGCGCTCGTGCTGGCTGCCGTCGCTGTCTTCTTCCTCAAGCCCGATTGGCAGCCCTATTCGCGCTGGCTCGCGTGGGGCGGCCTGGTGTGTATCCTCCTGTACACGCTCGGGCAGTGGCGCGAGATCGCCGGCTTCTTCGGCGGACGACAGGCGCGTCTCGGCACGATCTCGGCCGCGAGCATCCTGGTGGTGCTCGGCATCCTCGTGGCCATCAACTACATTTCGTCGCGGGAACACAAGCGCTGGGACCTGACCGCGTCGAGCCAGTTCACGTTGTCACCGCAGACGGTGAAGATCGCCAAGGCGCTCGATGCCCCCCTGAAGGTGACGGTCTTCGCGCGCGAAGGGGATTTCGCGAACTACAAGGACCGCCTCGCGGAGTACGAGTACGCCTCGAAGAAGGTGTCGGTCGAGTACGTGGACCCGGACAAGAAGCCGCAACTGGCGAAGCAGCTCCAGGTTCAGGCGTACGGCACCATCGCCCTGCAGTACAAGGACCGCGTCGAGCGCGTCGTCAGCAACACCGAGCAGGACATCACGAACGGGATCAAGAAGATCGTCAGCGGGAAGGAGCGGACGGTCTTCTTCACGCAGGGCCACGGTGAGAAGGACACGGTCAGCGCCGAACGCAGCGGCTACAACGGCATCGTGAGCATGCTGCAGCGGGACAACTACAAGGTCGAGAAATTGGCGCTCGCCCAGCAGGCGGATGTGCCGGAAAACGCGGCCCTGGTCGTCGTCGCCGGACCGAAGGTGGACCTGCTGCCCGGGGAAGCCGACGCGATCACCCGCTACCTGGCGCGGGGCGGCAAGGTGATGCTGCTCGTCGATCCACCGGACAAGTTCGATGCGCCACCATTGGCGAACGTCATTGCGCTCGCTCACGACTGGGCGATGGACCTGGGACAGAACGTCATCGTGGACGTGAGCGGGATGGGCCGTCTGCTCGGTACGGATGAGACCGTGCCGGTGGTCGTCAGCTACCCCTCGCACCCGATCGTGCAGGGCCTGGATGTGCTCACCGCCTTCCCGCTGGCCCGCTCGGTCACGCCGGTCAGTGGCGGCGTGAACGGCCGCTTCGCACAGACGTTCGCGGAAACGAGCGCCAAGAGCTGGGCCGAGACCGACCTGAAGACGCTGTTCACGGGCGGCAAGATATCGCTCGACGAAGCCAAGGGCGACAAGCGCGGGC
Above is a window of Vicinamibacterales bacterium DNA encoding:
- a CDS encoding ABC transporter ATP-binding protein; translation: MIEVQHLTKRYGRVTAVDDVSFRVERGEILGFLGPNGAGKTTTMRVLTGYMPATSGRAIVAGFDVFEQPLEAKRRTGYLPETPPLYPEMTVREYLGFVARIKGLPAGEQKARVDVSMEKARVTDMASRHCGKLSKGYRQRVGLAQALLHNPDVLILDEPTAGLDPKQIIETRELIKHLAGDHTIILSTHILPEVAQTCQRVVIINRGRVVAVDTPENLTRRLGGSQTMYVQVDDRDAIARAALDRVAGITRVAEVDRHDGIVGYEVDSEPGRDLRVDIARTVVTAGCGLLELRPVRMSLEDIFLQLTTEEQQGEATIQ
- a CDS encoding ABC transporter permease, with protein sequence MTNILAIARKEWRGYFASPIGYVVIGMYAIIFGYFYTVGLSWFLRQSMQGPQMGGGPLNVNQQLIRYVFLNSTVITLLVVPLITMRTYSEEKRSGTIELLMTSPITDFQIVIGKFLGAMSLYAAMLGITVIHIAVLFVYGNPEWKPVVSGYLGLLLLGGAFVSVGLFFSSLTKNQIVAGMFTFAVLLLLWVVDWVGNFLGPVGEKIVTSLSLTGHLEDFLRGVIDSQHLIFYLSFITFGLFLTAKSVDSERWRG
- a CDS encoding DUF4350 domain-containing protein; translation: MLKRAFDIIGWLGTALVLAAVAVFFLKPDWQPYSRWLAWGGLVCILLYTLGQWREIAGFFGGRQARLGTISAASILVVLGILVAINYISSREHKRWDLTASSQFTLSPQTVKIAKALDAPLKVTVFAREGDFANYKDRLAEYEYASKKVSVEYVDPDKKPQLAKQLQVQAYGTIALQYKDRVERVVSNTEQDITNGIKKIVSGKERTVFFTQGHGEKDTVSAERSGYNGIVSMLQRDNYKVEKLALAQQADVPENAALVVVAGPKVDLLPGEADAITRYLARGGKVMLLVDPPDKFDAPPLANVIALAHDWAMDLGQNVIVDVSGMGRLLGTDETVPVVVSYPSHPIVQGLDVLTAFPLARSVTPVSGGVNGRFAQTFAETSAKSWAETDLKTLFTGGKISLDEAKGDKRGPIPIAGAVSAPVVAPPAAGGANKSDDGPKPETRVVVVGDSDFVSNFALGIRGNADLFLNAVNWLAQQENQIAIRPREADDRRITMTANQQLRVLVLVLLVIPVLVLGSGVYAWWRRR